Genomic DNA from Vibrio vulnificus CMCP6:
TCGCTTTCGGGTTGAGCTGCGCGGCTTTGACGGATAACACCCCGTTACCACAGCCTAAATCGATAATGTGCTTGAGGTTATCATCTTGCGGGATGTGCTCGAGCATAAAACGCGCGCCCAAATCGAGACTCTCACCAGAATAGACGTTTGGCAAGTTGTTGAGTGTCATCTTGTGTTCTTCAACATTCCAACGAGTCACTGGGCTGATGTCATTCATTTGCGCACAGTCTGCTTGGCAAAAAACGAGACGATGTTTTTTCCAAGCAAGAGAGGTTTTTGTGGTCCCTAGATACTTTTCAAACAGTTTGAGGGTTGAGGTATGGATTTCTTTGGCTTTATTCACGGCGACCACTGGGACGTCTGGTGAGAGCGTTTTACGCAATTGAGTTAACTGCCAAGTCAAATGACGGTTGTTTTTTGGAAGTTGAAATAACACCAAACTGGTCTCTGTAGGAATTGCGTCTAGCGTGGTCAGTAGCTTTACTTCACGGCATTGATTTCGTTGTAAATTTTCTTTTGCCCCTTGCTGAGAGATAAAAGAATCACTCATCATAGTGACTTGGTGTTGAGCAGAAAACCAGCATGATAGAGCGCCGAAGTGATCGTTCAGGATAAGAATATTCTGTGGGGTGTCTAAGGCCAACTCTTCCACATAATTGATCAAGTATTCATCGCCCGCGTCCCATGCTTGCAGGGTTTCATTGGCGTTGTTTGGGTATCTGAATAGGGTGAGTTGTCGGTCAAAGAGATTGAGTTCGGTTTTCATACAATGGTGTTTGTTTCATTGAGTTTTAACGATATTCTCGCAGAAGGATAGCAAACAAGATAGGCACAGCTAGCAAAAAACACTCAGGGATCTTCGTCTAAGTAGTGAGACATTGTTAGAATGATGGCTGTTATTTAAGTGTGTGTAAGAAATTTCACGTTGGTTCGACTTATACTTTTTAAGTCGGTGAGTAGAGAGGGTTTGAATATGATTCAAGAAATCATAGAGACAAAATTACACAATACATTTGAACCTAGTCACTTGAGTGTGGTGAATGAGAGCTACATGCACAATGTACCACCGGGTTCGGAAAGTCACTTCAAGGTGATTGTGGTGAGCGATCTTTTTGAAGGTAAAAGATTGATCGCCAGACATCGTTTAGTGAATCAAGCATTGGCGAATGAGTTGGAAAATAACATCCACGCTTTGGCGATTCATACCTATACTGTTCAGGAATGGAAGCTACAGCGAGATGGCGCGCCAGATAGCCCGATGTGTATGGGTGGTACCAGCCACTGAGCGATTTCTAACCTGAAGTGTTAAATTTTCAGTTGTTCTATTCAAAAAGATGGTCAAGCCATCTTTTTTTCTATGTGTACAAAACCGACAAATTGCGTGACAAATTTGGTTAAGAAATGCGTTAACACTGTTTCAACAAATGAACAGAATGAATAGGATGTTTCAAACTATGAATCTCACCTATTCATCTGGCACGATGGTTTTGGGCCATTTGTGCGACGTGTCAAAGTTATGAACAATAGTTAGCCTATATCTATCAATTCTTTCCAAATAATACGGCTAATGCGTTTATTGGTCATGGCATCGCGTTTGGAAAAGATGCTAAACTATCGCACCTGATAAATCTCTCCACTAAACTGTGAAGCGATTTTTAATAGGATGTTGCGATTTTGGCGTTTAAAACATCGCCAAAACCGGACACTGATGTCGTGTCTAAAAGTTACGCAATCATAAAGAATCTTTTTCCCGATAAAAGTAGTGCAAGTGCGTATGATTACAATAAAGAAGGGTTTGGACCTTCCTATCGCAGGAGCTCCTTCCCAGGTGATTAATGATGGTAAATCCATCACAAAAGTCGCCTTGCTTGGCGAAGAGTACGTTGGCATGCGTCCTACGATGCATGTTCGCGTTGGTGATGAAGTGAAGAAAGCCCAAGTTCTTTTTGAAGACAAAAAGAACCCTGGCGTGAAATTTACTTCTCCAGTGAGTGGTAAAGTTATCGAAGTGAATCGTGGCGCGAAGCGTGTACTTCAATCTGTAGTGATTGAAGTGGCAGGCGACGAGCAAGTGACCTTTGATAAGTTTGAAGCCTCTCAACTAGCAGGTCTTGATCGCGAAGTGATCAAAACTCAGTTGGTTGAATCTGGTCTTTGGACCGCTCTGCGTACTCGTCCGTTCAGCAAGGTTCCAGCAATTGAATCGACAACTAAAGCGATTTTCGTTACCGCAATGGATACCAATCCATTGGCAGCGAAGCCTGAGTTGATCATCAATGAACAAGCGGAAGCGTTTGTTGCTGGTTTGGATGTGCTTTCAGCCCTAACAGAAGAGAAGGTTTACGTTTGTAAATCTGGTACGAGCTTACCTCGTTCTTCTCAGTCTAATGTGGAAGAGCACGTATTTGACGGCCCACACCCAGCTGGTCTAGCGGGTACCCACATGCATTTCCTCTACCCAGTGAATGCAAACAACGTGGCATGGAGCATCAACTACCAAGACGTGATTGCGTTTGGTCAGTTGTTCCTAACTGGTGAACTTTTCACTGACCGTGTTGTTTCTCTAGCGGGTCCTGTTGTGAATAACCCTCGTCTCGTTCGTACCATCATGGGTGCAAGCTTGGATGAGCTAACCGACAGTGAAATGATGCCAGGCGAAGTTCGTGTGATTTCTGGTTCAGTACTGACTGGTACTCATGCCACTGGTCCTCACGCTTACTTGGGGCGTTACCACCTGCAGGTTTCTGTTCTGCGTGAAGGTCGTGACAAAGAACTGTTTGGCTGGGCGACGCCTGGTAAGAACAAGTTCTCTGTAACCCGTTCTTTCCTTGGTCACTTGTTTAAAGGTCAGTTGTTCAATATGACAACCACCACAAACGGTAGTGATCGTGCAATGGTTCCAATCGGTAACTACGAGCGTGTAGTGCCTCTTGATATGGAACCGACTCTGCTGCTTCGTGATCTATGTGCAGGCGATACTGACAGTGCTCAAGCACTGGGTGCGCTAGAACTGGATGAAGAAGATCTAGCATTGTGTACCTTTGTATGCCCAGGTAAATACGAGTACGGTCAACTGCTACGTGACTGCCTGAATACAATTGAGAAGGAAGGGTAAGTTTCATGGGCCTTAAGAAGTTTCTTGAAGACATCGAACACCACTTTGAACCAGGCGGCAAACACGAAAAATGGTTTGCTCTGTACGAAGCTGCGGCAACGCTATTCTACACGCCAGGTTTGGTGACGAAAAAGAGCTCACACGTTCGTGATAGCGTTGACCTAAAACGCATCATGATCATGGTTTGGTTTGCAGTGTTCCCAGCAATGTTCTGGGGTATGTACAACGCTGGTGGCCAAGCTATCGCGGCTCTAAACCACATGTACGCTGGTGATCAACTGGCGCAAATCATTGCAGGTAACTGGCACTACTGGCTAACCGAGATGCTGGGCGGAACGATTTCTGCCGATGCAAGCTGGGGTAGTAAGATGTTGCTAGGTGCAACCTACTTCCTACCAATCTACGCAACGGTATTCCTCGTTGGTGGTTTCTGGGAAGTGCTATTCTGTATGGTGCGTAAGCACGAAGTTAACGAAGGTTTCTTCGTAACCTCGATCCTTTTCGCATTGATCGTTCCGCCAACACTACCTCTATGGCAAGCAGCGCTAGGTATTACCTTCGGTGTTGTGGTTGCTAAAGAGATCTTTGGTGGTACTGGTCGTAACTTCCTGAACCCAGCGTTAGCAGGTCGTGCTTTCCTATTCTTCGCTTACCCAGCACAAATCTCGGGTGACGTAGTGTGGACAGCAGCAGACGGCTTCTCTGGTGCAACTGCGCTAAGCCAGTGGGCTCAAGGCGGCAACAGTGCACTAGTAAACACAGTGACTGGTGCGCCAATCACGTGGCTAGACGCGTTCATCGGTAACATCCCAGGTTCAATCGGCGAAGTTTCTACGCTTGCACTGCTTATCGGTGCAGCAATGATCGTTTACATGCGAATCGCATCTTGGCGCATCATTGCCGGTGTAATGATCGGTATGATCGTAGTATCGACACTGTTCAACGTGATCGGTTCTGATACTAACGCAATGTTCAGCATGCCATGGCACTGGCACCTAGTTCTAGGTGGTTTTGCATTCGGTATGTTCTTTATGGCAACCGACCCAGTATCGGCTTCATTTACCAACAAAGGTAAGTGGTGGTACGGCATTCTTATCGGTGCAATGTGTGTAATGATTCGTGTTGTTAACCCAGCATACCCAGAAGGCATGATGCTGGCGATTCTATTCGCGAACCTGTTTGCACCACTGTTTGACCATCTAGTGGTTGAGAAGAACATCAAGCGGAGACAAGCACGCTATGGCAAGTAATGACAGCATTAAAAAGACGCTGGGTGTTGTTGTCGGGTTGAGCCTTGTTTGTTCAATCATCGTATCAACAGCAGCAGTCGGTCTGCGTGACCAGCAAAAAGCTAACGCTGTTTTGGATAAGCAATCCAAGATCATCGAAGTAGCTGGTATCGACAGCAAAGGTAAGAAAGTACCAGAGCTTTTTGCTCAGTACATCGAACCACGTCTGGTTGATTTCGCAACAGGTGACTTTGTTGATGGTAATGCAGCAACGTATGACCAACGCAAAGCCGCGAAAGATCCTGCACAGTCTATCAAACTGACCGCTGAGCAAGATGACGCGAAAATTCTACGTCGTGCAAATACAGGTGTTGTGTACCTAGTGAAAAATGGCGACAGCATTTCTAAGATCATTCTACCGGTTCACGGTAACGGTCTTTGGTCAATGATGTACGCTTTCGTTGCGGTTGAAACCGACGGTAACACAGTATCAGGTATCACCTACTACGAGCAGGGTGAAACTCCGGGATTGGGTGGTGAAGTTGAAAACCCATCTTGGCGTGCACAGTTCGTAGGCAAGAAACTGTTTGACGAAAACCACAAACCAGCTATCAAGGTAGTGAAAGGTGGTGCGCCAGTTGGTTCTGAGCACGGTGTTGACGGCCTGTCAGGTGCGACACTAACTAGTAACGGTGTTCAACACACATTTGACTTCTGGTTAGGTGATATGGGCTTTGGTCCATTCCTAGCAAAAGTTCGTGACGGAGGCCTGAACTAATGTCTAGTGCACAAAACATTAAAAAGAGCATTCTTGCGCCAGTATTGGATAACAACCCAATCGCGCTACAAGTTCTTGGTGTATGTTCTGCGCTTGCAGTAACTACCAAACTAGAAACAGCGTTTGTTATGACACTAGCGGTAACGTTTGTAACTGCATTGTCTAACTTCTTTGTTTCTTTAATCCGTAACCACATTCCTAACAGTGTGCGTATCATCGTTCAAATGGCGATCATCGCATCTCTAGTAATCGTGGTAGACCAGATCTTGAAAGCTTACTTGTACGATATCTCTAAACAGCTATCGGTATTCGTAGGTCTTATCATTACTA
This window encodes:
- a CDS encoding methyltransferase, whose amino-acid sequence is MKTELNLFDRQLTLFRYPNNANETLQAWDAGDEYLINYVEELALDTPQNILILNDHFGALSCWFSAQHQVTMMSDSFISQQGAKENLQRNQCREVKLLTTLDAIPTETSLVLFQLPKNNRHLTWQLTQLRKTLSPDVPVVAVNKAKEIHTSTLKLFEKYLGTTKTSLAWKKHRLVFCQADCAQMNDISPVTRWNVEEHKMTLNNLPNVYSGESLDLGARFMLEHIPQDDNLKHIIDLGCGNGVLSVKAAQLNPKAKFTLVDESYMAIESARLNLQENVTASVDAEYIANNCLDGFAGEIADLILCNPPFHQQQAITDHIAWQMFCDAKRVLKRGGKLQVIGNRHLGYDGKLKRLYGDKNVKLVASNSKFVILQATK
- a CDS encoding BolA family protein, producing the protein MIQEIIETKLHNTFEPSHLSVVNESYMHNVPPGSESHFKVIVVSDLFEGKRLIARHRLVNQALANELENNIHALAIHTYTVQEWKLQRDGAPDSPMCMGGTSH
- a CDS encoding Na(+)-translocating NADH-quinone reductase subunit A → MITIKKGLDLPIAGAPSQVINDGKSITKVALLGEEYVGMRPTMHVRVGDEVKKAQVLFEDKKNPGVKFTSPVSGKVIEVNRGAKRVLQSVVIEVAGDEQVTFDKFEASQLAGLDREVIKTQLVESGLWTALRTRPFSKVPAIESTTKAIFVTAMDTNPLAAKPELIINEQAEAFVAGLDVLSALTEEKVYVCKSGTSLPRSSQSNVEEHVFDGPHPAGLAGTHMHFLYPVNANNVAWSINYQDVIAFGQLFLTGELFTDRVVSLAGPVVNNPRLVRTIMGASLDELTDSEMMPGEVRVISGSVLTGTHATGPHAYLGRYHLQVSVLREGRDKELFGWATPGKNKFSVTRSFLGHLFKGQLFNMTTTTNGSDRAMVPIGNYERVVPLDMEPTLLLRDLCAGDTDSAQALGALELDEEDLALCTFVCPGKYEYGQLLRDCLNTIEKEG
- a CDS encoding NADH:ubiquinone reductase (Na(+)-transporting) subunit B, with translation MGLKKFLEDIEHHFEPGGKHEKWFALYEAAATLFYTPGLVTKKSSHVRDSVDLKRIMIMVWFAVFPAMFWGMYNAGGQAIAALNHMYAGDQLAQIIAGNWHYWLTEMLGGTISADASWGSKMLLGATYFLPIYATVFLVGGFWEVLFCMVRKHEVNEGFFVTSILFALIVPPTLPLWQAALGITFGVVVAKEIFGGTGRNFLNPALAGRAFLFFAYPAQISGDVVWTAADGFSGATALSQWAQGGNSALVNTVTGAPITWLDAFIGNIPGSIGEVSTLALLIGAAMIVYMRIASWRIIAGVMIGMIVVSTLFNVIGSDTNAMFSMPWHWHLVLGGFAFGMFFMATDPVSASFTNKGKWWYGILIGAMCVMIRVVNPAYPEGMMLAILFANLFAPLFDHLVVEKNIKRRQARYGK
- a CDS encoding Na(+)-translocating NADH-quinone reductase subunit C, which produces MASNDSIKKTLGVVVGLSLVCSIIVSTAAVGLRDQQKANAVLDKQSKIIEVAGIDSKGKKVPELFAQYIEPRLVDFATGDFVDGNAATYDQRKAAKDPAQSIKLTAEQDDAKILRRANTGVVYLVKNGDSISKIILPVHGNGLWSMMYAFVAVETDGNTVSGITYYEQGETPGLGGEVENPSWRAQFVGKKLFDENHKPAIKVVKGGAPVGSEHGVDGLSGATLTSNGVQHTFDFWLGDMGFGPFLAKVRDGGLN
- a CDS encoding NADH:ubiquinone reductase (Na(+)-transporting) subunit D; this encodes MSSAQNIKKSILAPVLDNNPIALQVLGVCSALAVTTKLETAFVMTLAVTFVTALSNFFVSLIRNHIPNSVRIIVQMAIIASLVIVVDQILKAYLYDISKQLSVFVGLIITNCIVMGRAEAFAMKSAPVPSLIDGIGNGLGYGFVLITVGFFRELFGSGKLFGMEVLPLVNNGGWYQPNGLMLLAPSAFFLIGFMIWAIRTFKPEQVEAKE